A stretch of DNA from Campylobacter gracilis:
CGAAATTTTTTCAAAAATATAGTCTGTTTTGAGTGCATTTTCTACCCATAGTTCGCACTTTTCACCACGCGTAGTCGTCATATCTTTGCTCCTTTCTTTGCGGTAGTATCGGGCAGAGATCAAAAAAGCTCATCGCCAGCGCATCGGCGCGGTCAGGGCTTCTGCCATACTCTTTTTTGATGCCTTCTTTGGGCATCAGCAAATACCGCTCCTTTTTGTCAAAGTAGAAAGCTATCGTTTGAAGCTGCCTTTTGAGCTCCTCATCGGGCGCGATCGCAAGAAGCGGGAGCTTTTCGCGCAGATTGAAATACATCTCGGCGCGTTTGTTTGCATATTTGCGCTCGTCGCTTGCCTTGAAACTTCCCTTTGCCTCGCGAACGATGCCGCGCAGCCCTAGATCGCACAGCGTATCAAACACCCCCGCGCCCACTCCGATAGTATCTATGTATATCGCGTGAGGCTTGAGATCAGTTCTCTCATACTCGCCGTAAATTTCGCGCGCCAGCTCGCTCGTGCTAGCTATACGGTAGGGCTTCAGAGGCTCTACGCTATCTCCCTGCCTTTTGCAAAGCACGCTTTCGTCGTCTCCCTCGCGCGCCACGTCCAAAGCCCAGATCACGGGCGCGCCCGCATCGAAATATCTTTGCTTGCGAAACGCAGCCTCGATAGCAGCCAAAGAAAACACGGAGTTTGAGGTAGTATCCAAAAACTCGCCGAAAATCTCCTGCCTCGCTACGTCGCTATCCGCTCCTCCCAGCTCTGCGACCAGCCTATCAATCTCCTCTTTTTGCAAAAGCGGGTTGTCGTAGCTGGAAAACTGAAAATTTCTCCAGCCTTTTTCGTTTCTCATTCCGCGCTGCGCCAGATCAAAAAACTTATTTTTCCCTTTCGGCACACCGCCTATGAATGCGCGAGAGTTCGGATTATCTAGCAGCATAGGAGAGATCGCATTATCCCACAAATAGGGGTCTTTAAGGATGATGCCCGCCTCATTGAGGATGACCGTGTCATATCCGAAACCCTCGATATTTTCGGGGCGCTCCGCGGAGCGAAAATCAAGATAGCCCCCACAGATTTTGAGTTGCTTGTCTTGCGCGTTCCAGTTCCACAGCTCTTTTGGCAACTGCCGCAGCTCGGGGAGGAAATACCGCTCGAAATATCTTTTCAAATTTGCCGCTATCGTGTCTACCCAGAGTATCTTTTGCCCCTCAAGCAGCCACTCGATGCAGGCATTCGCCGTGCCTTTGGTGAAGCCGAAGCGTCTGCCTTTTTCAATGGTACAAAAGCGCGCGTCATTTTGGAAAAACACAGCCTTTTGCTGCGGCGTATAGCGCAAGTCGAGAGCTAGCTCACTCATCGCTCGCCCCTATCTCTCGCCTGGTGATCTGAATTTTCGTCTGCTGCGCGTTTGTGTTTTGAATGATCGTTTCTGGCATACGTCCTAGCACGGTCTCTTTGTTCTTTGCCGTGATGCGGGCGTGCGCCTCTATGTCGCATAGTCTCTCTGCGGACTCCAGTGCAGCATTTGCCAACTTTTGATTTCGCAATGCCGAGTTTTGAAAATATATGAGGTGTTTTGTGGCTTCGTCTACCGCAGAGTGAAAGGCTTTCACTTCTTTTTCACTGCGGTCTGCAAGCTCCGTATTTATCGCGACTTGAGCTTTCACAAGCGGCGCGAGATCCCTTTCTACGCCGTTGCAAATTTTAAAAACCGCGCCTATGCTGACTTCATACTTCAGCGCCAGGGAGTTTTTGCTCGCCCCCGCCTTGTAGTCTGCGATGATTTTTTCTCTTTTTTCGTCCGTGATCCTTGCCATATTTCACCTTTTTTTGTGAAATGTTAGCACGGGTTTGAAAAAAGACTTCGGCTTGTGAAAATTTTTAAAGAATGTTGTTGAGGGGAATTATTTTTTAAATTTCTCGATGAGCGCCAAAAGCTCGTCTAGCGCCCTAGCTTTCTCGTAGTTTTTCATCCAACTATCTATCCAATCAGGAACGGGGCGTTTTTCATCATTGAAGCTTCGCACGGACGCAGGATGAAGCCCCACCATCTCCGCAAAATCAGCAACGGATAAATTGAGATCTTTTAGTTTTGTCACGAATTCTTGTTTTGTCATATCTATTCCTATCCAAATTTCCATAATTATAGCAAAATAAAACAAAATATTTTATTTTCTCATAAAAATAATGCAAAAAGTTTTAAAAACTCTTGACATTTGAAACAAAATGTATTATAATACGCTCAATTTAAAACAAAATGTTTTACAAAGGAGTAAGAGATGAAAAATCTATTTTGGGAACAGGGCGTTAAGGCCGTAAGACTTTTGAACGGTGAAGAGTTTAGTTTGGGTCATAATCCGGCTGGAATAATCGTTTATGATGAAGATGGCGAAATCGTAGGACTGCAGAGTTACGATAACGCAATATTTTATCCTGCCAATATTATTAAAGATGTTTTGGTGGCCGAGGGGCAAGCATGGTTGAGCTTTGATGAGTTTCAGCTTGATTGCTGCTTCGACTTCTACAATGAATTCGGCGGCTGGGATAATACTACATACACAAAAGAAATTTGAGAGCATAGGTCTTGGGAAAAATGGAAAGCACAAGTATCAAGAGGCGTGATATGACCCTCGCCTCTATCGCCCGAGACTATCTCGAAGCTCTCGGGCAGATAAATTTTGAGCAGAGTCGTGCTCAAAAATTCGCGTTTTCTCATACGAAATATCTGCCAAAAGATGCTGCCTGCATCAAGAAGGTAGACATTCAAAGGTGGCTAGCAGGACTTGAGGAAGGTCTAGCCCCGAGCACTATCAAACGCGTCGTGCTGTGCTGGCGCCGCGCCTGCGAGCAAGCAGTGGAAGCCGGAAAGCTTGCGAAAAATCCATTTTTGCGCGCGAAATACCCGAAGATCCCGCGCAGCAAAACAGATCCATTCTCGGTGGAAGAGGTAGATCTGATGCTTTCAAAGGCTAGCGGGCGGCTTGAGAGTTTTCTTGCTTTTGCGTTCTACACGGGCGCGCGATGCTGCGAAATTTTGGCTCTGTGCTGGGATGACATAGATACGGAAGCTATGAGCATATCGATCAGCAAGAGCCTCACGGACGGGCTTGTCAAACCTCGCACCAAAACAGGAGAGGATAGGATCGTGCCGATATTTGCGCCGCTTTTGCCATACATCGCCCAGCTTGAAAAGCATAGAGATAGCGAGTGGGTATTTTCGCGAAAGCAAGATCATCTTTTCGGTTCTACGGCGCTTTTTGGAAACGGCAGGTGGCGTAAATTTCTAGCTGAATGCGGTATCCCATACCGAAGTGCTAGACATACCCGCCATACATTCGCGACCCACATGGTAGAGCGCGCGGTAAAGGGCGAAATCCCTTTGAAGTGGGTATCTCAAATACTAGGTCATGCGAGCCTAGACATGACAATCAAGGTGTATGCGCGATTTCTACAAAACGAGCATATGAAAATCGACCGCTCAATCGCGCTTTATTGATTTTTTGTATCGTTTTTCACAGGCTTTGCGCCTATCCTCTCTCATTCTATGGTCCAAAATCCATTGCAAAGCTTCTTTTGGCGTGTTTAAGATTTTGCCGAGCTCTTTTTCAAATTTTGCAGTTCTACAAGTCCGCAAAGAGTTTATCACGGTTTCGTCCGTGAGCTTTGAGCCGAAAACCTCACGCAGCAGAAACGAAATCTCGGTCAAATAGTAGTCGTCCGGTCTGCTTTCCCAGCCTTTTGCTACATGATCTAGCACTGAAAAATATAGCTCCATCAGCTCTCCACAAATTCCCCGTCTATCTCGCCGCAAGAGATCAGCCTTTTTAGCATCTTAGCCTTGATTTTGTATTCGGGTGTGCGGTAGCCTTTGACGTCCTCGATGATGAGCCCGTCCGCTTCATAGACGAAATCCGCCACATACTCTATCGCCCTGATGGTTTTGCCGCGGTATCGGAATTTATCTTGCAGGGTAAATTTTACCTGCCGCCTAAGGTTTTTGATCTTGCCTGCTCTTTGTAACAGCTCTAGCTCCGCCGCCCGTTTTGCTTCTTTGGCGCTATCGTATATCGCGCCCCCGTAGGCGGTCTTTTTAGCCTTGTATTTGGAAACTCGCCCAATTCTCATCGGCTAACCTCTCGTATTTCTTTATGCTCTCGTGTTTGTGCGCGTGGCACCATTGATGGCAGGCTCTACATACTGCGATGATCTTTTTGTCGTCTTTGTCTGCGCCGTAGCGTCCAAATTTCACGTGATGAGCTTCGACGCTCGGAGCTTGGGCGCAAATTTGACACATAGGGTGTTCGTAGGCTAGAAAGTTTTTGAATTTTTCAAACTTCGCTTTGGATAGTCTCATCAATACCCTATCTCCACGTATTCGCCCTCGCCAGCAGAAACGGCGGCTTCTACCCGCAGGCAAAAGTAAAAATAATCCGAGTTTGAGCTTAGTCCCGCACCTTCGCAAAACTCTATCGCGTCCTGCTCGTTTGCAAATAGAGCCGTTAGCCAGCTAGCCTCTATCCGTCCCGCCTCTTTGAGCGCGTCAAATAAAAACCGCTCTTTGTATTTCAGCCGTCCGTTCGCGTCAAACCAATCGTCGCTATTTTCTATCTCGTCAAGCTCCAGCTTATACACCGCGTAATTCAAAATTTCGTTCATAATAACCCTCTTATAGTTTTTCTTAATCTTTTCTCGGCGATTTCGCAATATTTGCTCTCTATCTCGCAGCCGATGAAGTTTCTGTTTAACTCTTTGCAAGCCGCCGCAGTCGTGCCGCTACCCATAAAAGGGTCGAATATCAAATCCCCCTCGTTTGATGCGGTTAAAATCAGCTTTTCGATTATCTCCAGCGGTTTTTCAGTCGGATGTCCGTATTTACTCTTGCCGCAGTTGTGTGTAAAAAGCCTTGAAATGCCTTTGATTTTGACCCCTTTTTCCCTGATGTAGATTATGTTCTCAAGGTCGCTTTTAAAGGTATTGTTTGTAAATGGCGCAGCGTTGGGTTTATACCACGCGAGCTCGGCAATATTACAGTCCCTCTCATAGCCCCAATTCATTATGCGCGGCTTTTGTTTTGTAGAGCAGAATATGAAAATATTGATTTTCTTGCAGATGCGCGCGATCTGCTCTAGCGTAGCCTCCGCGTCGAAGCCCTGCGAAATTTTACTCAGCGCGCCGTTTTCATATACGGGGCGCTTACCTAGTCCTCCGCCTTTGGTGTGAATTTCATAAGGCGGGTCGGTTACGACCAAATCCACGCAGCTATCGGGCATAGAGCGCATAAACTCCAAGCAGTCGGTATTGTAAATTTTATTAAGCTTCATTTGACCTCACCTTCACTTTTTCCTCTAGCCTTATAAGGTTTTCGGAAGTTATCGGTTTTTTATTATTTTCTATTTTCGGCGCCTCTTTAAATCGCTCCGCCTTGTTGCGTTGGGCTATCTCGATATTTTGCGCCAAAAGCTCGCCTCTATACTCGCCGATAGCGTATTGCTCTTTTAGAAGCGCCGTTAAAAATACTACTTCGTCCGCCGCCGAAATCGCCTTTTTGGTGGTATCGCTGATAAACTCGCCGTATTCGTTCATCGATATGCTCGTGCAGGTGAACGGATACACGCCGCACGCTATGAGTTTTCGCTTGAAGTATTGCTCCAAGAAGCTTTTTAGCGTCGTAATATCCGAAAACGCGCATCCTCGCTTCAATAGCCGCATCGTAGTTTCTCGCTGGTATTCGTTTGCGGCGTTGATGATCGTTTGGATAGCGTTGTCGTATCTCGTCTTGAGGCTGAAAGCAAAATTTGCAAACTCGCCAAGGTCTTTATCCGCGATGTTTTTCAGCGCGCCCTCGGCTAGAAATTTCACCTGCATCGGCGTAGCTCTGCCCTGAAACAAAATCTCGTTTATGAATTTTTCTTTATAGCTCATCTATGATCCTTCATCTCAATTTGTCGGCTGCTCCGCAGTCTTTCGTCCTCTATGGCGATTTGCGTAGCTTTATCGTAGATTACGCTCATATCGCGGCTTAGGAAGTTGTTTTTTAGGATTGGATTATCGCTTGCAAACATCGGCACATCGGCATATTCGTCCTCTTGCCCGTCTGAATTGACCTTGCGCCGCAGAAACTGGCTTTCGTTCTTAGCCCAGTTCCTAACTGCAGCTTTCCAGTCTTTCATCGGAGCACGCCCTACTACCCAGCCTTTGGCCTCGTAGAAGTCAAAAAATGCCTCCGCGTCGATATTTTTGCCCGCTTCCTTGCAATACGCCCTTATCTGCTCGATCGTAGGTTTTTGAAATTTAGGAGAACGAGGCGCTTCGTTCCGTTCGTGTGCGGCGCTTGCGCTAACACATAAGGCTTGTAATTCATAAGGCTTGTAATTTTCTTGGCTTGTATTATTCATTCGCGCGCGACCTATATATGCGTCGGAGGAATTTTTTACGTCCGCAACGGAATTTTTTCCGTTCGCGTCTTTGTTTTTTCCATCGGCGGCTTTATTTTCGCCGTTTGCGCTCTGAAATTCGGCAATCCTTTCAAAAACTATGACGCGAATTTTTCTGTTTATGATAGCCGCGCCGAATTTTTCCTCCTCGGTTTCTATGTAGCCGTATTTTTTGAGCTTGGTTATGCCCGCGGAAATCGTATCTTTTGACTTGTTAAGCTTTTCGGCGAGGTATTGATTGCTCGCGTAACAATAGCCCTCTTTCGCGGATAGAGACGTGATGAGGAGCAATAGCCTCAGCTCGCTTTGGATCCGCTCGTCAAAAAGCCATTGATTGAAGCAGATAGCATATCCGCCGCTTAAATTTTCGCTCATATCCTCTCTCCTTTGAAGTATTCGACTATTTTTCCTGCAAGGGCTATCTGCCCCTTGCCCGTGATTTTGGTGGTGAATTTTTGATGCGTGCCGGCAGGTCCCGCGAATGTCTGCGTCGTGACCTCAAAATAGCCCCTGTCTACGTAGCGCTGCATTGGCACGTTGTGGCGCGCGCCTCCGCTGATGAGATAGCCGCTAGCACGTAGGAAGTCAAATAGTCTATTCTGCCCTATCGACACCCCCTCGCTGTCGCTTAACAGCTTGGCGTAATTTCCGATCAGAATGCTATCGACGCTAGCCTCAACCGATTTGGCGAAACTCACATATCCAGCATTCGCCGCCTTTTCGGCTTCTAGCTGCTTTCTTTTGGCGCGCTCCGTCTTGAGGTTTTGAGCTAGGGCTATGATAGTGTCCGGGTCGCTCAAAACTTCCTCGATCTTTGCAGGCGTTAGATACCCGCCGTGCTTGCGGATAGCAGGCAAAACCTCACCCGTAACCCAACGCCTAAATTCTTTTGCTTGCGGTTTTTCGCTCCATAAAATAGCGTTGTATAGCCCGCTTTCGCTTAGCAATACGGCATCATATCTGACGCCGTCGATACGCGGTAAATCCGAAATTTCGGGCATCCTACTCTTTAATAAATCTTTAAGATTTGTCTTTTCGTCATCATCTAGGCGCTCTAGCATTGCATAGGTGTTTGCATATCCTAAAAGCGAACTGATGTCGTTAGCCACAAAATAAGGCTCTCCATTTATTAGCCCGCCTCTAATCTCAAATTTTGAATTTTTAAAAATTTCTAGGTTCATTTGCGCCTCTTTTAAAATTTGACTTTCATTTAAATCCTCTGTAGAATTCCGCCGCCAAGCTAAGAAATTCATCACAAAGGATTTAAATGACGGACAAAGAGATAGTTTTAGAACTAACCAAACTCGCAATGCAAGCAGAAATGCTCCGATCAAGACCGGAGGATGCTCCTAAAATGGTGGCGGAGGCGTTTAATACTATCGCTGAAAGCATTGAAGACGCTATGAGCAAGCTTAACGATGCAGATATCCATCTAGCTCGAAATAAGAAATAATCATTTCTACCATCTTAGCTTGGTCTTTTCTGTCCGTGCATTTGTCTAGCTCCGCTACTATTTTTTTAAGCGATTTTAAAAAGCGCTTGTTTTCAGCCTTTTTCTCATAGGCGTTTAACGTCGTTTGCATTTTTTATCCTTTCTGCATCTAATTTGCGTATCGATGTCCTCTTCCTCATCTTTATACTCTTCCGTAATGAAACCGATCGCGCTTGCGCCTCCGCCTAGCTTATCAACCTCCTCGCGAAGCTTCTTTATCGCGCGCTTTAGCTTCTTAATCTCGCGTTTCGCTTTCATCTCTAGCCCTCCAAATTGCTACGCAAAGCGCGATTATTCCGCCGACGGCAAAAGCAAGGTCTGCGGTCATTTTTCGTTCGCTACGCTTTCTACGAGCTTCGCGAGCGCTTGAGTTTCTAGCCCGCGCTCAATCAAAACCGCCATAAAATCTATGCAAAACCTCACCACCTCGCTATCGTTTTTAAACCCTTTTTTGTTTTGGATTTTGACGATGGCGGCGATGTTTTGGTTCGAGAGCTTGAAAGCCTTGCTATTGTCATACTTCGGCGCTACCATTCTTAGCCTTTCGTAATATTTTCAGAGAGCCGAATTTTTGGCTATTCTTTCGCATAAAAGAGCTAAAAAGCTTCGGGTCATCCCACATTTGAGTAGGAAAGCCCCAGTGTTTTTGCATCGCGTTTGCGTGTTTGACTTTCGGCGTATTGATTTGTAAAAACCATAACGAAACCGCCCCCTGCGTGACGCCAAGCTTTTTTGCTATTTGTGATTGTGTGATTTTTATCTGTTCCATAAGCGCTATATTATCATCGATAATATAAAAATCTGCTTAATGATATTATCTTTGATAATTTTAAAATTGCTAAAATTCAATAGAAGGATTTTTAATGGATATTCATCAAAAGATTAGAGCTTTCAGACAGGAAGCGGGGCTAACACAGGTGCAGTTTGCCGAGAAGCTAGGTATAACGCAAGGGCTTGTGGCGCACTATGAAACGCAGCCGGGCGAAATCGGCAAAAACGGCAAAGAGAAAAAATCGTCAAAGCCTGAGCTTGAAAAGTTGCCGCTAATAGCGGAAATATTGGGAAAAAACGTAATAGATTTATTCGATGACGAGGAGACGTCAAAGAGGCAGATCGTCAAAAAAGAGCTGAAAAATAATTTTGAAAAATACGCCCATCTAATACCTGCCGAGTATGGTCTTAAAAACGTAGTATTTCTCTCAAAATCGGATATGCTTATCGGCGCGGGCAGCGAGGGCGCGTATGATTTGGATCTGTTTAATAAAGAAACTAAAATCGCCGTGGATCGCTCTTTCATTAAAGGGCTTGACCCCAAGAATTTAAAGCTTTTTGAGGTGGTAGGCGATAGCATGCAGCCCGAATATGACGAGGGGGATTTGGCGATTGTAGATATGGTAAATTTTAGGGGCGATTTTATTAAGATCGGCGGAATTTATGTCGTGCGCGTGGGCGACGTAGTTTACGTAAAAAGGGTCGAGTTTTTGCCAAAAGGCGCTATTAAGCTCATTAGCCTAAACTCCAAATACGGCGATCTATACCCGCATAAAGAGGGCTACGAATACGAAATCCTAGGAAAGGTCTGCGGCAAGATCAAGCTAGAAATTCAAAAAGGGCTGACGTTTAGCGATAGCGGGATAAAATAATTTAAAGCCCCTGTATTTGATGAAATCTGCCTTGCTGCTGCAGCCATAGCCGATCGCGCATCTTTTGGTTTTCTATTTCCAGCGCGTTCGCAGCATCTTGCGCGGCGGCTGCGTTGTTATAAAAAGCGTTTTGCCAAGCCATCCCCGCATCCTGCCAATCATAGCTTCCTTGGCTTGAGCCGGCAAGGGCGATTGCTTCTTGCGGCGTTAGAGGCTTGGCACAGCCCGCCAGATACTTCGCGAAATAATCCTTAAGCAGGTAATCGCTTCCCGCCTGCTTTAATCTGTCAAAATCATACTTCGATACCCAAAAGGCGTCGCCCTCGGTGCAGAAATAAATTCCGATATTTTTTAGATATTTTTCCATATCGCGAGTGACTGGGTAGCCTACCGATTCGACCGGAACATAATAGGCTTCGCCGCCCATAAAAGCAACGTCACGCTCGGCAGGATTAAAAACACAGCCCGAAAATAGCACGGCTGCGCAGATTAGCATCAAATTTCTCATAAATTTTTACCATTTCGGCTTTTTCGTGCCTCTTTTGCCGGTGTATGGATTACTTCTGCCCTTGCTCGACCAGTTGTCGCGCTGCGTGCGGTTTTTATTTGAGCGGTAATGAGGCTTTACGTATTTGCCCTTTTTGGTGACATATCCGCCCACTCTCTGCGCGCTAAAAGACACCGACGGCGTGAGCAAGAAAGCCGCTAAAATTAAAGCGAGTAGTTTTTTCATTTTATGATCCTTTATTGAAATTGTTTCAGATCTGCTAAATCAAAGCGGGTTAGCCGCCTTTCTAGAGGATAAAGAAAATATCTAACGGCAAGAATATCCCCGTCTCGAAGTTGTTTTTGCTGCGATTTGGAAAGACGAATTGTGGCTACTTGAAAAGATGCCGCTAGGATAGCTGTGTTGGTAAACATAGTATTTTTATCAACTCTCATTTCTAGCTTCTGAGTTGGAACGCCACCATTGCTATCCTCCATCCAAAACTGCTCTGGCTCCTTTAACACAATCCCGATTATGCCCCCATAACTTACCTTCCCGTTTTTGCTTTCAAGATACAAGGACACATCCTTTTCTTTACATACAAAATAAAGGGTTGTTTTATCGGTCATCTCGTCGGTAACGTAAAATTTTTCACAAAACGCAGATAGAGATGAGGACAATACCAGAATAAACAATAAAACTTTTTTCATCGCTTATCGGCTTTCTCATAAATTTAAATAATTTGCCCTCTATTTAGGAGGGCAAAACCTATTTCTTCTTTTTAGGCGTAGGTTTTGTTTGCGAAAGTGCGCTTCCTGCGACGGATTTGCTTTTCTCGCTATACCTATCGTCCTTTAAAATTTCGGATGCCTCTGACGCAACCTTTTTGGACGTTTGTTTCTTATTTGTCGCCATTTCAACCTCCTTTCATTAAGATAATCAAGACTTTTCTCGATTGCCGAATTATACTACTAAAAATATTATCAATAATAATAAAATTTAAGCATCGTTTAATATTACTTTTGATAATATTCTCCCATCAAAACCAAGGTGACCCACACCTAGCCCGCGTCGGGTAGAAGCTACGGGAAGCGTCCGTATGGATACGACAATCCATACCCGAGTAATCAGCCCCGATAGCGACAAGTTCGGGGGCAGAAAAATCCTTGTCAAATTTTTTATGGCGGACGTGCCAAGCGGCGCGCTAAATTGCAACAACGGCTTTTATATCGGCTAAACCGAGCGTTCGCCACCATAAAGGTTTCGTAGGCTAATGCCGTTGATGAGTAAAAGGCAGAGATTGCCGTCAAACCGGCTTGACATCTCCCGCATTTGGGGGCTGTCATAGTTTAAGTAAAACACTGACTTTCCTTTTTTATTTTATGGCGGACGTATGTTAAGCGGCAAAAACTCTTGGGTGCCCGTAAAACGAGATTTTGGAACGCAGGTTCGACTCCTGCCGTCCGCCGCCATATCCATAAATGAGCCTCCACTCGCCTTGCTCCTTAGGCGTGATCCACGCACAAATGAAATTTTGTTTTGGAGGCTCTTTTATGGATATTTTTTAAGGAGAAAAGAAATGAAAAAGTTGTTTTTTATCGCAAATCATCCAGCCCCAAAAGAGCTAGAGGCAGAATACGAAGTTGTCGCTCTTAGCGACGAGCAAAAGAGGATATGGGCCTCTATCCCTAAAACAGAGATTTCCACCCATATAGCGGGCATCTTAAAAGTCGCGCGCGATTTTGATGCCGTTGTAGTAGTCGGCGAACCTAGAGCTTGCCATATTGTAGTTTCAGCGGTTGGAAAGGATAGATGCTTTTCTACCTATTCAATCCGCCAAAGTG
This window harbors:
- a CDS encoding tyrosine-type recombinase/integrase, with protein sequence MTLASIARDYLEALGQINFEQSRAQKFAFSHTKYLPKDAACIKKVDIQRWLAGLEEGLAPSTIKRVVLCWRRACEQAVEAGKLAKNPFLRAKYPKIPRSKTDPFSVEEVDLMLSKASGRLESFLAFAFYTGARCCEILALCWDDIDTEAMSISISKSLTDGLVKPRTKTGEDRIVPIFAPLLPYIAQLEKHRDSEWVFSRKQDHLFGSTALFGNGRWRKFLAECGIPYRSARHTRHTFATHMVERAVKGEIPLKWVSQILGHASLDMTIKVYARFLQNEHMKIDRSIALY
- a CDS encoding DUF1064 domain-containing protein, translating into MRIGRVSKYKAKKTAYGGAIYDSAKEAKRAAELELLQRAGKIKNLRRQVKFTLQDKFRYRGKTIRAIEYVADFVYEADGLIIEDVKGYRTPEYKIKAKMLKRLISCGEIDGEFVES
- a CDS encoding DNA-methyltransferase, with translation MKLNKIYNTDCLEFMRSMPDSCVDLVVTDPPYEIHTKGGGLGKRPVYENGALSKISQGFDAEATLEQIARICKKINIFIFCSTKQKPRIMNWGYERDCNIAELAWYKPNAAPFTNNTFKSDLENIIYIREKGVKIKGISRLFTHNCGKSKYGHPTEKPLEIIEKLILTASNEGDLIFDPFMGSGTTAAACKELNRNFIGCEIESKYCEIAEKRLRKTIRGLL
- a CDS encoding helix-turn-helix domain-containing protein, yielding MSENLSGGYAICFNQWLFDERIQSELRLLLLITSLSAKEGYCYASNQYLAEKLNKSKDTISAGITKLKKYGYIETEEEKFGAAIINRKIRVIVFERIAEFQSANGENKAADGKNKDANGKNSVADVKNSSDAYIGRARMNNTSQENYKPYELQALCVSASAAHERNEAPRSPKFQKPTIEQIRAYCKEAGKNIDAEAFFDFYEAKGWVVGRAPMKDWKAAVRNWAKNESQFLRRKVNSDGQEDEYADVPMFASDNPILKNNFLSRDMSVIYDKATQIAIEDERLRSSRQIEMKDHR
- a CDS encoding phage antirepressor KilAC domain-containing protein — encoded protein: MNLEIFKNSKFEIRGGLINGEPYFVANDISSLLGYANTYAMLERLDDDEKTNLKDLLKSRMPEISDLPRIDGVRYDAVLLSESGLYNAILWSEKPQAKEFRRWVTGEVLPAIRKHGGYLTPAKIEEVLSDPDTIIALAQNLKTERAKRKQLEAEKAANAGYVSFAKSVEASVDSILIGNYAKLLSDSEGVSIGQNRLFDFLRASGYLISGGARHNVPMQRYVDRGYFEVTTQTFAGPAGTHQKFTTKITGKGQIALAGKIVEYFKGERI
- a CDS encoding LapA family protein, whose protein sequence is MKAKREIKKLKRAIKKLREEVDKLGGGASAIGFITEEYKDEEEDIDTQIRCRKDKKCKRR
- a CDS encoding helix-turn-helix domain-containing protein, with product MEQIKITQSQIAKKLGVTQGAVSLWFLQINTPKVKHANAMQKHWGFPTQMWDDPKLFSSFMRKNSQKFGSLKILRKAKNGSAEV
- a CDS encoding XRE family transcriptional regulator, producing the protein MDIHQKIRAFRQEAGLTQVQFAEKLGITQGLVAHYETQPGEIGKNGKEKKSSKPELEKLPLIAEILGKNVIDLFDDEETSKRQIVKKELKNNFEKYAHLIPAEYGLKNVVFLSKSDMLIGAGSEGAYDLDLFNKETKIAVDRSFIKGLDPKNLKLFEVVGDSMQPEYDEGDLAIVDMVNFRGDFIKIGGIYVVRVGDVVYVKRVEFLPKGAIKLISLNSKYGDLYPHKEGYEYEILGKVCGKIKLEIQKGLTFSDSGIK